CCTCGTTGGCCCCAGCCTGACCGGCGCGCGAGCCAGCACGGCGCTTCAGGGGCACGATCTGGGCCACGGGCTTGTCGTTCTCGCTGAGGACCACGTGGACGCCCGCGACCGCCCGATGGACCAGCTCCTTCAGGTGTGCCTGGGCATCGTTGAGGTCCACCGTTTCCGTCTTCATGTCGTGACCCTCGGCTGTCCTCTGCCGGCTACCGCCTTCCGCACACCATCTTGCGGCCACCCACACCAAGTATATCCCCACAAGGAGGAAATGCAAGCGTTGAGCTGATCGCTAACCCACCTCGGCGCAGGCGTTGGCATCGAACGGGTTGGTGCGCAGGGCGAGCGAGAAGAGGTAGGGATAGCTGCCCTTCAGGTGCCTCATGTAGTCGAGCCACTCGGCGATGAGCAGGCCGT
The Planctomycetota bacterium genome window above contains:
- a CDS encoding type II toxin-antitoxin system prevent-host-death family antitoxin, which translates into the protein MKTETVDLNDAQAHLKELVHRAVAGVHVVLSENDKPVAQIVPLKRRAGSRAGQAGANEGPDALPALTSLIGSTRGQFASPEEADAYLRRERDAWES